AGGACTAAActgttttaatataattttggtgaatatattttccaacattattttctgttcctattattttattagttaatgaaagatatttaaaaatcagtaaaaatTACAAGGTAATATTGCTAGTTCTATTAAATTTAGTGAAGCAAATGTTTATTCTCTgggcaatagaggaagacagctGAGTCTTATTACAGATAATATGCAGGATAAAATTTCACACTTAAGTAAAATGGAAGAATTAGTATTTGGAGAGAGTTCAGAATTTAAAATTGTACAATGTTTGAAATAATACTGTTTCCTGTAATTATACAATGTTTGAAATAATACCGTTTTTGGAAATTTGATTGGAACAGGAGAAATCCTATCATGGTTAGTAATTGTCACAGACACACAGTAAGATATTCTTGATTGTTGATCACAAAGCCCTAGAGAGAGCAGATTTGTGGTTAACTTATTTAATGTACTTGAATTCCTTTATCCTTGAGAAATATGAGAATCTGATCTTTTACCTATTTGATTTTCATAAGCTTAAAAATATTAGTGTATAGATAAATGACATGATCTTTATTTCAAGGTATTTATTCTGACAGCATAACTAATGTGGTAATAATAATAGTAGCCATACACGTGAGGACCCAGTGAGCTATTTTGAATAAGAACACTTCATTTAGATGATCAGTTTTGTGGAGACTTGAGAAATACTTagttcctgtaaaaaaaaaaatggtgaactTCTTAGCAGTAGGGTGTAGAAAGTGAACATTTTTGTAGtgctttttcaaaattaaaattcatactTCATGGTCAGAAATAATTAGGAAAGATATTTATGGGCCATTTTGAGGAAATTGGCAGCTACATTATGCACACTTAGTCATTGTAAAGTTTGTTTACAAGATCCAGTAGGTGAATACATTGGCTAACAATTTGCTTCCCTCTTAATCTTGACCTTTAGAAAGACATTCTAGACAGGGAGTAGGCTGTATTGTTTCTCCTCTTGAGGGAGTGCTGGTTTGAAGTTGAACTGGCATGTTACAGAtcctggaggtggtggcagcacTTCATAGAAGCATTACGATGATACAGATCAGCAGGAGACATATCAAGATGAGACAGAAATTGATAAATAGATTCTGGAGATTTTGGCGTGCTTGCTGAGGCATTTCAATAGTTGAGGCTCTCCTGATAGCAGAGCGAGTGAGGTATTGGACTTTTTCCATGATGCAATCAGGAAGCCTGAAGTTTTGAGTggtcaagagaaagaaagagctgcTTGTAAGCAGGCAAGTGTAAGCAGCTGTCTTCTGTTAGGAGGCCTGGAATGTAAAAACAGTAAATGGACCAGGTTAATACCTATACCCATACCCATtctctgggtctctgtgtttTATGACATCAACTGTCCCTgggctccatggtctctgcttctatATCTCGTATGTTACTTCACAGTCCCATTTGTCCTGTTTGAGCTGTAGGAACTGTGGTTTTTGGCAGGTATTACTTGGTTTATGGAATGCTATCTCTCTGATGTAAACATAAGTGTTTCAGGACAAAGAGATGCATATAGTAAATTAAAAGCTTGgttaaacatgaaataaaaaaaacaaattctagcTGTTTGCCTTCTTCTTTATGATTTATACCTTTGATGCCCCCTACTATTTTAAATACTGTACATGATAATGAATACTAAAGACTGCTAAGCTTGGAAGGCACTGTAATAATTATTGTACAAAACTACCATGGACAGTTCCGATTTTCAGCTAATCTTGCTTACCTGGTTTGTGTCTGGCCTTCTTTCAAAGTTCCTAAACCATTGCTGAATATGTAGGGTCTAAAGAGTTGATAATTAATAAACAATAAAGCTTATTAATAAACTAAGTGTACTGTCCGAAGGCAGTaatcagtctggcctcaaactggagGCCGCCACCTTTCTGCCTTTGCATACTAAGTAAAGGGATTACTGTCCTATACTACTATGCTGggctaatgttttgttttttgtcagaaCATTTTTGTGTCAGTTTTAAAACAGgaagaataaacagaaacaaaatgcaaTGATTTACTGTCTAGAGACCACTGTGTCTAATTTGTTGATGCATCACTGTCAGCAGGATATTATTATAGACTCTCGCTGGCAGTTGGATTTGCTCCCTTGGCTCTGCATTCTTGGGAACTCACCTCAGTCTGCTGTCCCCACATCTGAGACAAGTgctgaggagaggagaaaggagactgAGAAAGGGGGAGATTTGCATCAAGCAGAACCAGCTAGAACTTggtgtttattttataaagatgGCATAGTTCTCAGATCTTCAGCATGGCTCTATTGAATTGTAGTAGTGAATTGGATTTTCATttggtgtgtgtttctgtccTTCATGTGTATGCTATGATAAAGAGCCACACAGGGTCAATTTATATCCAAATCTGTTCtcaagctgtgtgccaccatgaaaGTGTTTTTAACCTTATATTGAGGCTTCAGAAAGAGATTGAAGGGAGAGAGTGTTAGGGAAGTattaagaaaaattgaaaaacactTAGCAAATATACCCCTGCTTACCTACTCAGCTCTTTTTTAAAGCTCTGGAGAAGTACACACTAGACAGCACTAGAGGTCCTCAGTTGACTGCGACtctggaggggagaggggagaggggagggaggagcatATACTCAGGCtttattttcctgtgtttatttggtaATGAATGCTTCAGAATTGTCAGGTAAGGATACTGATGCACCATTTTTCTTATCAGTTCATGCTGCTGTAACTTAGAAGGATTATGTCCTTGATTCCCAATTCTAAATTTTCGCTTTTGTTAGAGTGTGAATTCACACATTAGATGAACAAAGCCAGATCCTTTTGTTCTGGAACCTTGAAAATAATGACCAGTAGTTAAAATGGTGGAGTGAGTGGGTAAGAAAGGAAATTGATTAGATATGGGAGTGGAATAAAGTATCGAAGTTTTTGTGCAGTTATGGGAAAAAATTAATCAAACCTAGATGGAATGGAGGCATAGTTTTATCAATGAAACAAGCTAAATAATTGAAGATTTTAATTTGATTGATTGTGGTATGGTTATGTCTGTGATTATTTTGAACATTTCTGACTATAACGGTATCAGTAATTTTTTATGCCTGCCTTTGAAAATGATATCTAGAATAATATACAGAGTAGTAAAGATACAATACAGAGTAGTAAAGATACAACACTTAGTGGATCTTAAACGAATTAGAATGATTTTTTAACTTAATGGAAGTTTGCATCCTCTACATTTGTCTTAATAAAAAGTACCATTTACAGCATTTAACACTTTCTTTACTGTTCTTTGTCAGTGTGATGACTTATTTTAACCATGCTAATAAGTGACTAGGATGAGATGTGCCCATGGCCTTGCCTGATGAAGTTCTTCTATTTTCACGTATCTCTGTGAACCTGATCAGCTCACCTGTTTTGATTTCTAAATTGTGATGTAGAGATGCAGGGccaaacacacaaagaattaaGATCAGAGAGTATTTGTGTATAAGTGCACTTAGGAAATTGTTCTTCAGAATAAGGAAGTTTATTATCCACTTATAGAGGTGTGATAGacacttacatattttaatatacaatttaaattatataatccctgtaatttataatttaatagaTTTTATACATTAAGATTTTAATTACATGAACATTTTTAATGAAAGTAATGTCTTAATAAGTTGGTGAGATTAAGAAACACTTGTTAATATATGACCCAAATGTAATGATATCTTTTATGTctaataaatacatctaaaattattttgatttgcttTAGAAAATGACATTGATGCAACTCCTCTTGAAAAAGCAAATGATCTTATTCTTTTCTCCATgataaaaagtttgtattttcataatttgtcttttatatttcttctatttGATTTTATCTGACTTTTAAGTGCTTGGTTTTAAAGAATACAGTGCCACTGTAAAGCTATGTAGAAATGCATAGTTCAAACATATcttgtattatatatataattttaatcacAGCCCCTAATTATGCCTCCCTTTTAACCTGCTAAAGATACTTTAATAAcagaatttgtaatttttttcttgaagttgtttactttttggaaaaaaatgtgaTGTAGGGAAATTCTGGTGGAAAGAAACTTTAGATATCTACCTTCTCTCCCCATTGAAAAAAACTTTTGCATACATCATTGAAGTTTGAGATTATTATTTGAtaggatttaaagaaaaaatttagggacagggagatggatcagtgggtaaatgcCAGGAAGACATTTGCTGCCATGCCTCATGATGCAAGTTCAATTTCTGCAATCTatatggaggaaggagaaaactgactcctacaaattACCCtatgaccttcacacacatgccatgaTATTCTTCCCCCATctatctcttacacacacatgtgtgcacacacacatacacgagtACGTGAGCACTAGATGAATAAAGACGttaaaaaatgcagaaatatgCATATCAAAATTTGGTACCAAGTGTCATTTGTATGCTATCAAAAGACAAGTATTTTTATGAGTACTGAAGTATTAAGAGGCAGTTTAAGGCTCCTCAGCATTAGGGACACATACTGGAAATGTTTTTACATATTAATGGAAATGTTTTTGCATGTTAAGAATGCTGCTTAGGAGATTCCAAAGTTGTGTTTGTCATAAGCAACAGTTACTACTACAGGAAttgagaaagttttatttttgaatatatgtATGACTATAAATAGTGAAATAAAAAGTGATATAATTTTCTATGTGGTCTAATAGATTTAAGGGCGAGAAAACATTTAGTAAGTTGAGGTTTGTAACAAATGACAGTAGTAAAAATTGTGGCATGTCCATTCCTgggcattttgtttgttcttacaTTCTTATAAATTTATAACAGGAAATTTAAGAACATTGGATAATAAAACCTTGACAAAAGTATATTCTGTTGTtagatgaatatatatttaaattttttcctatTTGGAAATGTTTATATACCAAGAAGCCCCCCTTTAAAacattgaattatttttctgttgctttaaaaaaaatacttgtttgtGATAGTGTTTTTAAAATCTCTAACTTGTTCTTTAAAAAGTTCTAGAAGTGTTTAGAATTGACTGGACTCTAGAGAATAAAAGGAGCTCTATTATGTATTCTTAAAATCTCTTATCATGTCAC
This DNA window, taken from Cricetulus griseus strain 17A/GY chromosome 2, alternate assembly CriGri-PICRH-1.0, whole genome shotgun sequence, encodes the following:
- the Pln gene encoding cardiac phospholamban, translated to MEKVQYLTRSAIRRASTIEMPQQARQNLQNLFINFCLILICLLLICIIVMLL